From Pseudomonas sp. G.S.17, the proteins below share one genomic window:
- a CDS encoding flagellar motor protein, protein MDILSLIGLTLAFVAIIGGNFLEGGHLGALLNGPAALIVLGGTLGASMLQSPMSAFMRAIQIVGWILFPPRIDLAGGIDRVVSWSLTARKEGLLGLETIADTEPDSYARKGLQLLVDGAEPQAIRSILEVDFITQETRDIQAAKVFESMGGYAPTVGIIGAVMGLIHVMGNLADPSQLGSGIAVAFVATIYGVASANLILLPIANKLKAIALRQSRYREMLLEGLLSIAEGENPRSIELKLQGFME, encoded by the coding sequence ATGGATATATTGAGTCTGATCGGCCTGACCCTCGCATTTGTAGCAATCATTGGCGGTAACTTTCTCGAAGGCGGACATCTGGGCGCATTGCTCAATGGTCCGGCGGCGCTGATCGTGCTGGGTGGGACGCTGGGGGCTTCAATGCTCCAGTCGCCAATGAGCGCCTTTATGCGCGCCATTCAGATTGTCGGCTGGATTCTGTTCCCGCCGCGCATCGATCTGGCAGGCGGCATCGACCGGGTCGTCAGCTGGAGCCTTACCGCCCGCAAGGAAGGGCTGCTCGGCCTGGAAACGATTGCCGATACCGAACCTGATTCCTATGCCCGCAAAGGCCTGCAATTGCTGGTCGACGGCGCCGAGCCGCAAGCGATTCGCAGCATTCTGGAAGTGGATTTCATCACCCAGGAAACCCGCGATATCCAGGCGGCCAAAGTCTTCGAAAGCATGGGCGGCTATGCACCTACGGTCGGCATCATCGGCGCGGTGATGGGCCTGATCCATGTCATGGGCAACCTGGCCGATCCGAGCCAGCTGGGCAGCGGTATCGCCGTGGCGTTTGTCGCGACCATTTATGGCGTGGCCTCGGCCAACCTGATTTTGTTGCCGATTGCCAACAAGCTCAAGGCGATCGCCCTGCGCCAGTCACGCTATCGTGAAATGCTGCTGGAAGGCCTGCTGTCCATCGCCGAGGGCGAAAACCCGCGCTCCATCGAACTCAAGCTGCAAGGTTTCATGGAGTAG
- a CDS encoding DUF2802 domain-containing protein — MILEVAVIFLGILWVVTLGMFLAHTKRQRRLDLAREEADTLRDQRYRDLSRRVDNFQNGTVKMGEALHELRAIVGPLPDKLTALEQRDPSSLSFAQAARLVGMGASIDELTQACGLTQAEAQLMTKLHGNNHR, encoded by the coding sequence TTGATTCTTGAGGTTGCTGTCATCTTTCTGGGCATTCTCTGGGTCGTGACCCTGGGAATGTTCCTGGCGCATACCAAGCGCCAGCGCCGGCTTGACCTGGCACGCGAAGAAGCCGATACCTTGCGCGACCAGCGCTATCGGGATCTGTCCAGGCGTGTGGATAACTTCCAGAACGGCACGGTGAAGATGGGCGAAGCCTTGCACGAGTTGCGGGCGATTGTCGGGCCATTGCCCGACAAGCTCACCGCACTTGAGCAGCGTGACCCCTCCAGCTTGTCCTTCGCCCAGGCCGCGCGCCTGGTCGGCATGGGCGCCAGCATCGACGAACTCACCCAGGCCTGCGGCCTGACCCAGGCCGAAGCCCAGCTGATGACCAAGCTGCACGGTAATAATCACCGCTGA
- a CDS encoding ParA family protein has translation MRVWAVANQKGGVGKTTTTIALAGLLAEAGKRVVVVDLDPHGSMTSYFGHDPDLLEHSVYDLFLNKGAITDGLPGQLLLPTSDQRISLLPSSTALATLERQSPGQNGLGLVIAKSLAQLWQDYDYALIDSPPLLGVLMVNALAASQQLVIPVQTEFLAVKGLERMVNTLAMINRSRKTPLPYTIVPTLFDRRTQASMGTLKLLRDSFPEHVWKAYVPVDTRLRDASRAGVTPSQFDNKSRAVLAYRALLKHLLSEQLLAQVA, from the coding sequence ATGAGAGTCTGGGCAGTAGCCAATCAAAAAGGTGGCGTCGGTAAGACCACCACTACGATCGCGTTAGCCGGATTGCTGGCTGAGGCGGGCAAGCGCGTGGTCGTTGTCGATCTGGACCCCCATGGCTCGATGACCAGCTATTTCGGGCATGACCCGGACTTGCTGGAGCACAGTGTCTACGATCTGTTTCTGAACAAGGGCGCCATCACCGACGGGCTGCCTGGTCAGTTGCTGTTGCCCACCAGTGATCAACGCATCTCGCTGCTGCCCTCGAGTACCGCGCTCGCCACACTGGAGCGTCAGTCGCCCGGGCAGAACGGGCTGGGCCTGGTCATCGCCAAGAGCCTCGCGCAGTTGTGGCAGGATTACGATTACGCACTGATCGACAGCCCGCCGTTGCTCGGCGTCTTGATGGTCAATGCGCTGGCGGCGAGCCAGCAGTTGGTGATTCCGGTGCAGACCGAGTTCCTCGCCGTCAAAGGTCTGGAACGCATGGTCAACACCCTGGCGATGATCAACCGCTCACGCAAGACGCCGTTGCCGTACACCATTGTGCCGACCTTGTTCGACCGGCGGACCCAGGCCTCGATGGGCACCCTCAAATTACTCCGTGACAGCTTTCCCGAGCATGTCTGGAAGGCCTACGTGCCGGTCGACACGCGTCTGCGCGATGCCAGCCGGGCCGGCGTCACGCCGTCGCAGTTCGACAACAAGAGCCGCGCGGTGCTGGCCTATCGCGCTTTGCTCAAGCACCTGTTGTCCGAGCAGCTTCTGGCGCAGGTGGCCTGA
- the motD gene encoding flagellar motor protein MotD, with protein MARRRQHEEHENHERWLVSYADFITLLFAFFVVMYSISSLNEGKYKILSQALVGVFSETERSMKPIPIGDQRPVTIKPAEPLVKDSDQTDAGIGQNSSDPLKAIADDVRDAFGDLIKSNQMTVRGNELWIEVELNSSLLFGSGDAMPSDKAFTIIEKVAKIIKPFDNPIHVEGFTDDQPINTSQFPSNWELSSARSASVVRMLAMDGINPARMASVGYGEFQPVAPNSTAEGRGRNRRVVLVISRNLDVRRSLTATGTAANAQPDAAMRRAGTQTAITPVKPAVRSNTVNSSSPAP; from the coding sequence ATGGCTCGCCGCCGTCAGCATGAAGAGCACGAAAATCACGAGCGTTGGCTGGTGTCTTACGCCGACTTCATCACCTTGCTGTTTGCCTTTTTCGTGGTGATGTACTCGATCTCGTCGCTGAACGAAGGCAAATACAAGATTCTGTCCCAGGCGCTGGTGGGTGTGTTTAGCGAGACTGAACGCAGCATGAAGCCGATTCCCATCGGCGACCAGCGCCCGGTGACCATCAAACCTGCCGAGCCGCTGGTCAAGGACAGCGACCAGACCGATGCCGGCATTGGCCAGAACTCCTCGGATCCCCTCAAAGCCATCGCCGATGATGTGCGCGATGCGTTCGGCGACTTGATCAAATCCAATCAGATGACGGTGCGTGGCAACGAACTGTGGATCGAAGTGGAACTCAATTCGAGCCTGCTGTTTGGCAGCGGCGATGCGATGCCCAGTGACAAGGCGTTCACGATCATTGAAAAGGTTGCGAAGATCATCAAGCCGTTCGACAACCCGATTCATGTCGAAGGTTTTACCGACGACCAGCCGATCAACACATCACAATTTCCGAGCAACTGGGAGCTGTCGTCGGCGCGTTCGGCCAGCGTGGTCAGGATGCTGGCCATGGACGGCATCAATCCGGCGCGCATGGCGTCGGTCGGTTACGGCGAGTTCCAGCCAGTGGCCCCCAATAGTACGGCCGAAGGGCGAGGGCGCAATCGCCGGGTCGTGCTGGTGATTTCCCGCAACCTGGACGTGCGTCGCAGCCTGACCGCGACGGGCACGGCGGCCAATGCGCAACCGGACGCCGCAATGCGTCGTGCTGGCACACAAACTGCAATCACGCCAGTCAAGCCAGCGGTGCGCAGCAATACCGTCAATTCTTCGTCACCCGCCCCCTAG
- a CDS encoding chemotaxis response regulator protein-glutamate methylesterase has protein sequence MAVKVLVVDDSGFFRRRVTEILSSDPNIQVVGTATNGKEAIEQALALKPDVITMDYEMPMMDGITAVRHIMQRCPTPVLMFSSLTHEGARVTLDALDAGAVDFLPKNFEDISRNPEKVKQMLCEKVHSISRSNRRLGSYSAPAPTPAPTASAPAATASRAGTPVAARSTLAPRPLASSAPAAASSHAPSSPAPKRKAYKLVAIGTSTGGPVALQRVLTQLPANFPAPIVLIQHMPAAFTKAFAERLDKLCRISVKEAEDGDILRPGLALLAPGGKQMMIDGRGAVKILPGDERLNYKPCVDITFGSAAKSYGDKVLAVVLTGMGADGREGARLLKQGGSHIWAQDEASCVIYGMPMAIVKADLADAVYSLDDIGRHLVEACI, from the coding sequence ATGGCAGTCAAGGTCCTGGTGGTGGATGATTCCGGTTTTTTCCGCCGCCGCGTCACGGAAATTCTTTCTTCGGACCCGAACATCCAGGTTGTCGGTACGGCAACCAACGGCAAGGAAGCGATCGAACAGGCACTGGCGCTCAAGCCTGATGTGATCACCATGGACTACGAAATGCCGATGATGGATGGCATTACTGCCGTGCGTCATATCATGCAGCGCTGTCCGACCCCGGTATTGATGTTCTCCTCGCTGACCCACGAAGGTGCCCGCGTTACGCTGGATGCACTGGACGCCGGCGCGGTGGATTTCCTGCCCAAGAATTTTGAAGACATCTCGCGCAATCCCGAGAAGGTCAAGCAAATGCTGTGCGAAAAAGTACACAGTATTTCCCGCAGCAATCGGCGCCTGGGCAGTTACAGCGCGCCGGCACCAACACCGGCACCGACAGCTTCGGCACCGGCCGCCACCGCCAGCAGGGCCGGCACGCCTGTCGCAGCACGCAGCACGCTGGCCCCGCGACCATTGGCCTCGTCGGCACCCGCCGCCGCAAGCAGCCACGCGCCATCGTCCCCAGCGCCAAAGCGCAAAGCCTACAAACTGGTCGCCATCGGCACGTCCACCGGAGGCCCGGTTGCGCTGCAACGGGTCCTGACGCAACTGCCCGCCAACTTCCCGGCGCCTATCGTGCTGATCCAGCACATGCCCGCAGCGTTCACCAAGGCTTTCGCCGAACGCCTGGACAAGCTGTGCCGTATCAGCGTCAAGGAAGCGGAAGACGGCGACATCCTGCGTCCGGGCCTGGCCCTGCTGGCGCCGGGTGGCAAGCAGATGATGATCGACGGCCGTGGCGCGGTGAAGATTCTGCCTGGTGACGAACGCCTCAATTACAAACCCTGCGTGGACATTACCTTCGGTTCCGCCGCCAAGTCCTATGGCGACAAAGTGCTGGCCGTGGTGCTGACCGGCATGGGTGCCGACGGTCGTGAAGGTGCGCGCCTGCTCAAGCAAGGCGGCAGTCACATCTGGGCTCAGGACGAAGCGAGCTGCGTGATCTATGGCATGCCCATGGCTATCGTCAAAGCTGACCTGGCCGATGCGGTGTACAGCCTGGATGATATCGGCAGGCATCTGGTCGAGGCGTGTATCTGA
- a CDS encoding chemotaxis response regulator CheY produces MKILIVDDFSTMRRIIKNLLRDLGFTNTAEADDGLTALPMLQSGAFDFLVTDWNMPGMSGIDLLRQVRADERLKHLPVLMVTAEAKRDQIIEAAQAGVNGYVVKPFTAQVLKEKIEKIFERVNS; encoded by the coding sequence ATGAAAATCCTCATCGTTGATGACTTCTCAACGATGCGGCGGATCATCAAAAACCTGTTGCGTGATTTAGGATTCACCAACACGGCCGAAGCCGATGACGGGCTCACCGCGCTGCCAATGTTGCAGAGCGGTGCTTTCGACTTTCTGGTGACTGACTGGAACATGCCTGGCATGTCCGGCATCGACCTGTTGCGTCAGGTGCGCGCCGATGAACGACTCAAGCACCTTCCGGTGCTGATGGTCACGGCCGAAGCCAAGCGCGACCAGATCATCGAAGCCGCCCAGGCGGGCGTCAACGGTTATGTCGTGAAGCCATTTACGGCCCAAGTGCTGAAAGAAAAGATCGAAAAGATCTTCGAGCGCGTCAATAGCTGA
- a CDS encoding EscU/YscU/HrcU family type III secretion system export apparatus switch protein, with translation MSQLEHAPRQAIALSYDGQHTPTLSAKGDDQLAEAILAIAREYEVPIYENAELVKLLARMELGDSIPEPLYRTIAEIIAFAWHLKGKFPEGQDPNAPPVERDITPKW, from the coding sequence ATGAGCCAATTGGAACATGCCCCACGCCAGGCCATCGCCCTGAGCTACGACGGGCAGCACACCCCGACGTTGAGCGCCAAGGGCGACGACCAGCTCGCCGAGGCGATCCTGGCGATTGCGCGGGAATATGAAGTGCCGATCTATGAAAATGCCGAGCTGGTCAAACTGCTGGCACGCATGGAGCTGGGCGACAGTATTCCCGAACCGCTGTACCGCACGATTGCCGAGATCATCGCCTTTGCCTGGCATTTGAAAGGCAAATTCCCTGAAGGTCAGGATCCGAATGCACCGCCGGTGGAGCGGGATATCACGCCGAAGTGGTGA
- a CDS encoding protein phosphatase CheZ, whose amino-acid sequence MEHKESSQGDFESTLKKHAHELVMCLEKGRFGEAVQLIHELNQTRDRGLYQEVGKLTRELHSAIVNFQIDPNMPQAKEVSQITDATERLSYVVRLTENAANRTMDLVEQSTPLMNGLSTDAKALSQDWGRFMRREIGAEEFRELAKRVDGFLTRSERETHEVAAHLNDILLAQDYQDLTGQVIKRVTQLVTEVESNLLKLVLMASQVDRFAGIEHDDESILAEKDPQKGLSQGEGPQIHADKREDVVSGQDDVDDLLSSLGF is encoded by the coding sequence ATGGAGCATAAAGAGTCATCACAGGGCGACTTTGAGTCAACCCTGAAAAAACACGCGCATGAGCTGGTGATGTGCCTTGAAAAAGGCCGTTTCGGCGAAGCCGTGCAATTGATCCATGAGCTGAACCAGACTCGTGATCGCGGCTTGTATCAGGAAGTCGGCAAACTCACCCGCGAGCTGCACAGCGCAATCGTCAATTTCCAGATTGACCCGAACATGCCTCAGGCCAAGGAAGTGTCCCAGATCACGGATGCTACCGAGCGTTTGTCGTATGTTGTCAGGCTTACCGAAAATGCGGCCAACCGCACCATGGATCTGGTCGAGCAAAGCACGCCCCTGATGAATGGCTTGAGTACCGACGCCAAAGCGTTGAGCCAGGATTGGGGACGTTTCATGCGTCGGGAAATCGGCGCTGAAGAGTTTCGTGAGCTGGCTAAACGCGTCGACGGCTTTTTGACGCGTAGCGAGCGGGAAACCCACGAGGTTGCTGCCCACCTCAATGACATTCTGCTGGCCCAGGATTACCAGGACCTTACCGGTCAGGTCATCAAGCGCGTCACGCAATTGGTCACTGAAGTTGAAAGCAATCTGCTCAAGTTGGTGCTCATGGCCAGTCAGGTCGATCGCTTTGCAGGCATCGAACATGACGATGAATCCATCCTCGCAGAAAAAGATCCACAAAAAGGTCTCTCTCAGGGTGAAGGTCCGCAGATTCATGCCGATAAACGGGAAGACGTTGTGTCCGGACAGGACGATGTAGACGATCTGCTATCGAGCCTTGGCTTCTAG
- a CDS encoding chemotaxis protein CheW, whose protein sequence is MNKSSAQGSEDPILQWVTFRLDNESYGINVMQVQEVLRYTEIAPVPGAPSYVLGIINLRGNVVTVIDTRQRFGLEPVEVSDNTRVVIIEADKQVVGILVDSVAEVVYLRQSEVETAPNVGNDESAKFIQGVCNKNGELLILVELDKMMSEEEWSDLENI, encoded by the coding sequence ATGAATAAGTCGTCCGCACAAGGTTCCGAAGATCCTATTCTGCAGTGGGTTACCTTCCGCCTGGATAACGAGTCGTATGGCATCAACGTGATGCAGGTCCAGGAAGTGCTGCGCTACACCGAAATCGCTCCGGTGCCGGGTGCGCCGAGCTATGTGCTGGGCATCATCAACCTGCGCGGCAACGTGGTCACAGTCATCGACACCCGCCAGCGTTTTGGTCTGGAACCGGTCGAAGTCAGTGACAACACGCGTGTCGTGATCATCGAAGCCGACAAGCAAGTGGTCGGGATTCTGGTCGACAGCGTGGCTGAAGTGGTTTACCTGCGTCAGTCGGAAGTCGAAACTGCGCCAAACGTGGGTAATGACGAGTCCGCCAAGTTCATTCAGGGCGTCTGCAACAAAAACGGCGAACTGTTGATCCTCGTCGAGCTGGACAAAATGATGTCCGAAGAAGAGTGGTCGGATCTGGAGAACATCTGA
- a CDS encoding chemotaxis protein CheA has protein sequence MSFGADEEILQDFLVEAGEILEQLSEQLVELESRPDDADLLNAIFRGFHTVKGGAGFLQLHELVECCHIAENVFDILRKGERRVDSELMDVVLEALDAVNGMFSEVRERTEVTPATPELLAALARLAEPASADEVAAAPAAVEEAPAPASDEITDNEFELLLDSLNAVKAQAAESASAPAAVAAPVAAPASAAASDEISDQEFESLLDQLHGKGQFAVDAVATPAPPAAPAASTGAAASNEITDDEFEALLDQLHGKGSFDAAAAVAPAPAAAAVAAPVAAAASTSNEISDNEFEDLLDQLHGKGKFEPEAIAAAPVAAVVAKPAPAPVAAAKPAPAAAPAPAPAKAAAPVPAKAPAAASPDKPASEAETTVRVDTARLDEIMNMVGELVLVRNRLVRLGLNSGDEAMSKAVSNLDVVTADLQTAVMKTRMQPIKKVFGRFPRLVRDLARQLKKEINLELVGEETDLDKNLVEALADPLVHLVRNAVDHGIETPEEREASGKSRGGRVILSAEQEGDHILLSISDDGKGMDPNVLRAIAVKRGVMDKDAADRLSDSDCYNLIFAPGFSTKTEISDVSGRGVGMDVVKTKIAQLNGTINIYSTKGQGSKIVIKVPLTLAIMPTLMVMLGNQAFAFPLVNVNEIFHLDLSTTNVVDGQEVVIVRDKALPLFYLKRWLISSAAHEEQREGHVVILSVGTQRIGFVVDQLVGQEEVVIKPLGKMLQGTPGMSGATITGDGRIALILDVPSMLKRYAARRI, from the coding sequence ATGAGCTTCGGCGCCGATGAAGAAATCCTTCAGGATTTTCTGGTAGAGGCCGGCGAAATTCTGGAGCAATTGTCCGAACAGCTGGTCGAGCTGGAAAGCCGACCTGATGATGCAGACTTGCTTAATGCAATTTTTCGCGGTTTTCACACTGTAAAAGGCGGCGCCGGCTTCCTCCAGCTCCATGAGCTGGTGGAGTGCTGCCACATCGCCGAGAACGTCTTCGACATCCTGCGCAAGGGTGAACGTCGCGTCGACTCTGAATTGATGGACGTGGTGCTCGAAGCACTGGATGCGGTCAACGGCATGTTCAGCGAAGTTCGCGAGCGTACCGAAGTCACACCCGCCACGCCGGAATTGCTGGCCGCACTGGCGCGTCTGGCCGAGCCTGCATCCGCAGATGAAGTGGCTGCTGCCCCGGCAGCGGTCGAGGAAGCGCCTGCTCCTGCTTCCGATGAAATCACCGATAACGAATTTGAACTGCTGCTCGACTCGCTGAACGCCGTCAAGGCTCAAGCCGCCGAATCAGCCAGTGCGCCTGCGGCTGTTGCAGCGCCGGTTGCTGCTCCTGCTTCGGCAGCCGCCAGCGATGAAATCAGCGACCAGGAATTTGAATCGCTGCTTGATCAATTGCATGGCAAAGGCCAGTTCGCGGTCGACGCCGTCGCGACGCCAGCTCCTCCTGCGGCTCCGGCTGCCAGCACCGGTGCTGCGGCGAGCAATGAAATCACCGACGATGAATTCGAAGCCTTGCTGGATCAGTTGCACGGCAAGGGCTCGTTTGACGCCGCTGCTGCGGTAGCGCCTGCGCCTGCCGCTGCTGCTGTTGCAGCGCCGGTTGCTGCGGCCGCGTCGACCAGCAACGAAATCTCGGATAACGAATTCGAAGACCTGCTGGATCAGTTGCACGGCAAAGGCAAGTTCGAGCCTGAAGCCATAGCTGCCGCACCCGTCGCGGCAGTGGTTGCCAAGCCAGCGCCTGCGCCGGTTGCCGCCGCCAAACCTGCTCCTGCGGCTGCGCCAGCTCCGGCTCCGGCCAAGGCGGCAGCGCCTGTTCCGGCCAAGGCTCCGGCTGCGGCGAGTCCGGATAAACCGGCTTCCGAAGCGGAAACCACCGTGCGGGTTGATACCGCGCGCCTGGACGAGATCATGAACATGGTCGGCGAACTGGTGCTGGTGCGTAACCGTCTGGTACGCCTGGGCCTGAACAGCGGCGATGAAGCCATGTCCAAGGCGGTTTCCAACCTGGATGTGGTCACCGCCGATCTGCAGACTGCGGTGATGAAAACCCGCATGCAGCCGATCAAGAAGGTTTTCGGGCGCTTCCCGCGTCTGGTTCGCGACCTGGCCCGCCAGCTCAAGAAAGAGATCAACCTGGAGCTGGTCGGCGAAGAAACCGATCTGGACAAGAACCTCGTCGAGGCCCTTGCCGATCCGCTGGTCCACTTGGTGCGCAACGCGGTCGACCACGGTATCGAAACCCCGGAAGAGCGCGAAGCTTCGGGCAAGTCCCGTGGCGGTCGTGTGATTCTTTCGGCGGAACAGGAAGGCGACCATATCCTGCTGTCGATTTCCGATGACGGTAAAGGCATGGACCCCAATGTCCTGCGCGCCATTGCGGTCAAACGCGGCGTGATGGACAAGGACGCGGCCGATCGCCTGAGCGACAGCGACTGCTACAACCTGATCTTTGCACCGGGTTTCTCGACCAAGACCGAGATTTCCGATGTGTCGGGTCGTGGCGTGGGCATGGACGTGGTGAAAACCAAGATCGCCCAGCTCAACGGCACCATCAATATCTACTCCACCAAGGGCCAGGGCTCGAAGATCGTCATCAAGGTGCCGTTGACCCTGGCGATCATGCCGACGCTGATGGTGATGCTGGGCAATCAAGCCTTTGCTTTCCCGCTGGTCAACGTCAACGAGATCTTCCACCTGGACCTCTCGACCACCAACGTCGTCGATGGTCAGGAAGTGGTTATCGTGCGCGACAAGGCCCTGCCACTGTTCTATCTCAAGCGCTGGCTGATCAGTTCGGCTGCTCACGAAGAGCAGCGCGAAGGTCACGTTGTGATCCTGTCGGTCGGTACCCAGCGCATCGGTTTTGTCGTCGATCAACTGGTAGGTCAGGAAGAAGTGGTAATCAAGCCGCTGGGCAAGATGTTGCAAGGTACGCCAGGCATGTCGGGCGCCACCATTACCGGTGACGGTCGCATCGCCTTGATTCTCGATGTACCGAGCATGCTCAAGCGTTACGCCGCCCGGCGTATTTGA
- a CDS encoding CheW domain-containing protein codes for MNLRPVQIATRPQLALQSYLDALLQDATEELLELPELSSIDEFEAAVLEEQAYDARMLAIAAPIAIAVAAPAPVAVPVAVAAPVVVPVVARVDIAPVPIVEEITVPVVDLVEPVAEVYLPSAQRTPTPPPTTDGRPAWAEEPFECLLFDVAGLTLAVPLVCLGSIYPLAGHDLTPLFGQPDWFLGILPSQGGNLKVLDTARWIMPDRYRDDFRQGLQYVISVQGYEWGLAVHQVSRSLRLDPSEIKWRAHRGQRPWLAGTVIEHMCALLDVSELAELIASGAVKQMQKIK; via the coding sequence ATGAATCTCCGGCCTGTACAAATCGCAACACGACCGCAACTGGCGTTGCAGTCCTATCTGGATGCGTTGCTTCAGGACGCCACTGAAGAGCTGCTTGAGCTGCCTGAACTGTCCAGCATCGATGAGTTCGAGGCCGCGGTGCTTGAGGAGCAGGCTTATGACGCGCGGATGCTGGCAATCGCCGCGCCGATCGCCATTGCTGTCGCGGCTCCCGCGCCAGTAGCTGTTCCGGTTGCTGTCGCTGCGCCGGTTGTGGTGCCAGTCGTAGCCCGGGTTGATATCGCTCCGGTGCCAATCGTTGAAGAAATCACTGTGCCGGTGGTGGATTTGGTCGAGCCGGTGGCTGAGGTGTATTTGCCTTCGGCGCAACGTACGCCAACGCCGCCGCCCACTACTGACGGACGACCTGCCTGGGCGGAAGAACCATTCGAGTGCCTGTTGTTTGATGTTGCCGGTTTGACGCTGGCGGTACCGCTGGTGTGTCTGGGATCGATTTATCCGCTGGCCGGGCATGACCTGACGCCGTTGTTCGGTCAGCCGGACTGGTTCCTCGGAATTCTGCCCAGCCAGGGCGGCAATCTGAAAGTGCTGGATACCGCGCGCTGGATCATGCCGGATCGCTACCGCGACGATTTCCGGCAAGGTTTGCAGTACGTGATTTCGGTTCAAGGCTATGAGTGGGGTCTGGCGGTGCATCAGGTCAGCCGCTCGCTGCGCCTTGATCCCAGCGAGATCAAATGGCGCGCTCATCGCGGGCAGCGTCCCTGGTTGGCGGGCACGGTCATTGAACACATGTGCGCCTTACTGGACGTTTCCGAGTTGGCCGAGCTGATTGCCAGTGGCGCGGTCAAGCAAATGCAAAAAATCAAATAA